In a single window of the Anaerocolumna cellulosilytica genome:
- a CDS encoding DUF2975 domain-containing protein: MRQKEMAVWLNGIAFVAGTLGIVFLIVLLPELSRDFIPEELKIRNMRIVFQIFIWITAVPCYLSLWKFLKICQNVKQDNSFCIDNALSLKSISKFILIDCCIYIVGGSLLFVAKILHPLILLLIILILFVGCSLTILSMALSHLVLKACELKQENDLTI; this comes from the coding sequence ATGAGGCAAAAAGAAATGGCTGTCTGGCTTAATGGGATAGCTTTTGTAGCCGGCACATTAGGTATTGTATTTTTAATTGTTCTTTTGCCGGAGTTAAGCAGAGACTTTATTCCTGAGGAATTGAAAATACGTAATATGCGCATTGTGTTTCAAATTTTTATATGGATAACAGCTGTTCCCTGTTATCTTTCCCTTTGGAAGTTTTTAAAAATCTGCCAAAATGTAAAACAGGACAATTCTTTTTGTATAGACAACGCCCTTTCTTTAAAGTCAATCAGCAAATTTATATTAATAGATTGCTGCATCTATATTGTTGGTGGTAGTCTGCTGTTTGTAGCAAAAATACTACATCCTTTAATTTTACTGTTGATTATACTTATTCTGTTTGTTGGATGTTCTCTTACGATTCTAAGTATGGCTTTGTCACATTTGGTGCTAAAAGCATGTGAATTAAAACAGGAAAATGATTTGACGATTTGA
- a CDS encoding YbaK/EbsC family protein produces the protein MTEYLDITPGSVSVLGLMNDKDCKVQLLIDKDILQQEYIGCHPCVNTASLKISLKDLLSRCLPYIKYDITFVEL, from the coding sequence ATGACTGAATACCTAGATATCACTCCAGGCTCTGTTAGTGTTCTGGGACTGATGAATGATAAAGATTGCAAAGTACAACTCTTAATAGATAAAGATATATTACAGCAGGAATATATAGGTTGTCATCCCTGTGTTAATACAGCCAGCTTAAAGATTTCTCTCAAGGATTTGCTTAGCCGGTGTTTGCCTTATATAAAATATGATATAACCTTTGTAGAACTTTAG
- a CDS encoding YaiI/YqxD family protein → MKILVDADACPVKHIIERVAKGLNIPVVMVIDTSHILESDYSKIIQVSKAPDAVDIALINRTNSGDIVVTQDYGVASMALGKRALAINQNGRYYTEENIDLLMFERHLSKKQRKAGGRIASMKKRSKEDDEKFELAFYKLCSQNKLKGIKVSKTD, encoded by the coding sequence ATGAAAATATTAGTTGATGCGGACGCTTGTCCCGTAAAACACATTATAGAACGAGTGGCAAAAGGTCTTAATATACCAGTTGTCATGGTTATTGATACAAGTCATATTCTAGAATCTGATTATAGTAAAATAATACAAGTTAGTAAAGCACCGGATGCTGTAGATATCGCTTTAATCAACCGCACGAATTCCGGAGATATCGTAGTGACTCAGGATTATGGAGTTGCCTCTATGGCACTGGGTAAGAGAGCCCTTGCAATTAACCAGAATGGCCGATATTACACCGAAGAAAATATTGACCTATTAATGTTTGAACGCCACCTGTCTAAAAAACAGCGTAAAGCAGGAGGACGTATCGCCTCCATGAAAAAACGTTCTAAAGAAGATGATGAAAAGTTTGAACTTGCATTTTATAAATTATGCAGCCAAAATAAACTTAAGGGGATTAAAGTCTCAAAAACAGACTAA
- a CDS encoding dipeptide ABC transporter ATP-binding protein, which translates to MQEKEDILVKVEGLTLGFPVRREKNTVIDGITFSLKHGEILGLVGESGSGKTMTALAIAGLLPESAKVFGGKLMFLGKNLLSLKKQELRQLKGKEMSMIFQEPMTSLNPVMTIGFQIEEMLLLHEKSLSGEQRKTKIYAAFEEAGLKGAKELYYMYPHQLSGGMRQRVMIAMAMICKPRLLIADEPTTALDVTLQAQILKLLQKLQKDYNTAILLISHDLGVIRQICSRALVMKNGKIEEQGLVEEIFSSPKTSYTKELIEAVPVIDNMRQGAKASSVSIINSPSEEVILSVRDLEVKYEEKAKGFLKEKSYKQVVNRVSLHLLEGESLGIVGESGSGKTTLAKAVLGLVDNWKGNIKLAEKAPRMVFQDPYQSLNPSKKVGWILEEPLKLSGSGYGKEERQDKVDNILVRIGLNTSYKDRYLSQLSGGQRQRIAIGAALIQNSKFIVLDEPVSALDVTVQAQILDLLKELREEYKLSYLFISHDLKVIHKMCDRVCVMYQGEIVEEAPVSVLFTEPSHGYSKKLLEAVL; encoded by the coding sequence ATGCAGGAAAAAGAAGATATATTAGTCAAGGTGGAGGGTCTTACCTTGGGGTTTCCGGTAAGAAGAGAAAAAAATACAGTAATAGATGGCATAACCTTTTCTTTAAAACACGGAGAGATACTTGGTTTAGTAGGGGAATCCGGTTCCGGTAAAACCATGACAGCCCTTGCAATAGCAGGACTTTTACCAGAGTCTGCCAAAGTATTTGGTGGAAAACTTATGTTTTTGGGTAAAAATTTATTAAGTTTAAAGAAGCAGGAATTGAGGCAGTTAAAAGGGAAAGAAATGTCTATGATATTTCAAGAACCTATGACCTCCTTAAATCCAGTGATGACAATAGGGTTTCAGATAGAAGAAATGCTGCTTCTTCATGAAAAAAGCTTAAGTGGAGAGCAGAGGAAAACAAAGATATATGCAGCTTTTGAAGAAGCAGGGTTAAAGGGTGCAAAAGAGTTGTATTACATGTATCCTCATCAATTGTCAGGAGGTATGAGGCAGAGAGTAATGATTGCCATGGCAATGATATGCAAGCCCAGACTATTAATAGCCGATGAGCCGACCACTGCTTTGGATGTTACCCTTCAGGCGCAGATATTAAAGCTTCTTCAAAAGTTACAAAAGGATTATAATACAGCCATATTGCTAATATCTCATGACTTGGGTGTGATCAGACAAATCTGCTCTAGGGCTCTGGTTATGAAGAATGGTAAGATTGAAGAGCAGGGGTTAGTTGAAGAGATTTTTTCATCCCCTAAAACCAGTTATACAAAAGAATTAATTGAAGCTGTGCCGGTAATTGATAATATGAGGCAGGGTGCTAAAGCATCCTCAGTTTCTATAATAAATAGTCCTAGTGAAGAGGTAATCTTGTCTGTTAGGGATTTGGAAGTCAAATATGAAGAAAAAGCAAAGGGTTTTTTGAAAGAAAAATCGTATAAGCAGGTTGTAAATAGGGTGTCTCTGCATTTGTTAGAAGGAGAAAGCCTTGGAATTGTAGGCGAGAGTGGCAGTGGCAAAACAACTCTGGCAAAAGCTGTATTAGGGCTGGTTGATAACTGGAAGGGAAATATCAAGTTAGCAGAGAAGGCTCCCCGCATGGTTTTCCAGGATCCTTACCAAAGTTTAAATCCTTCAAAAAAGGTTGGGTGGATACTGGAAGAACCCTTAAAACTTTCGGGAAGCGGGTACGGGAAAGAAGAAAGACAGGATAAGGTAGATAACATACTTGTAAGAATTGGCTTAAATACCTCCTATAAGGACAGGTATCTATCCCAGCTTAGTGGCGGGCAGCGACAAAGAATTGCCATTGGTGCAGCATTAATTCAAAATTCAAAATTTATTGTTCTTGATGAACCGGTTTCTGCACTGGATGTAACTGTACAGGCACAGATTCTGGATTTACTAAAAGAACTAAGGGAGGAGTACAAGCTTTCCTATCTCTTTATATCCCATGATTTAAAAGTGATACACAAAATGTGCGATAGGGTATGCGTTATGTACCAGGGGGAGATTGTAGAAGAGGCACCAGTTTCTGTATTGTTTACAGAACCTTCTCATGGGTATAGCAAAAAACTTTTAGAGGCAGTCTTATAA
- a CDS encoding ABC transporter permease, producing MRKNHKQVSRVVGVVLVSLVALFVLIGIFYTPYDPNEMNSTLKNAAPTFSHPFGTDNFGRDILSRVMTGAKTTFFVAISTIIIGGGIGTFIGALTGYYGGLLDEIIMRVNDGIASFPSILLALIFVSVAGAGKYNVILALGIIFVPSFARVIRSEFIQYKEMDFVKNAKLMGARDFRVMFVHILPNTRPILLSSLTIGFNNAVLAEAGMSYLQLGVQPPDASLGRMLSEAQSFLFNAPWYALAPGFMIVITVLGFSLINES from the coding sequence ATAAGAAAAAACCATAAACAAGTAAGCCGTGTGGTGGGAGTAGTGCTAGTTAGTCTGGTTGCTCTATTCGTATTGATAGGAATATTCTATACACCTTATGACCCTAATGAGATGAACAGTACCTTAAAGAATGCAGCACCTACCTTTAGCCATCCTTTTGGTACCGATAACTTCGGACGGGATATTTTAAGCCGGGTAATGACAGGTGCGAAAACTACATTTTTTGTAGCAATCTCTACAATTATCATAGGCGGTGGAATAGGTACCTTTATCGGTGCCTTGACAGGCTATTATGGAGGCCTGCTGGATGAAATAATAATGCGGGTCAATGATGGAATTGCTTCATTTCCAAGTATTTTGCTGGCTTTAATTTTTGTAAGTGTGGCGGGAGCCGGTAAATATAATGTTATTTTAGCATTAGGAATTATTTTTGTTCCTAGCTTTGCAAGAGTTATCCGTAGTGAGTTTATTCAATATAAAGAAATGGATTTTGTTAAAAATGCCAAGTTAATGGGGGCAAGAGATTTTCGTGTTATGTTTGTCCATATTCTGCCCAACACCAGGCCTATACTGTTATCTTCTTTAACCATAGGCTTTAATAATGCGGTATTGGCAGAAGCCGGTATGAGCTATTTGCAGCTTGGCGTGCAGCCTCCTGATGCAAGCCTTGGAAGGATGCTCTCAGAAGCGCAGTCTTTTTTATTTAATGCACCCTGGTATGCACTTGCACCAGGTTTTATGATTGTAATCACGGTACTTGGTTTTAGTCTCATTAATGAAAGTTAG
- a CDS encoding ABC transporter permease has product MRYVLKKTAALLITLFLVSLFTFMAFQIIPGDSVLTSLGTSATPEAVEALREQLGLNENVLVRYLSWFKGAITGDFGNSFQYNIPVSGLLRDRLPVTLWLALLSMIFILLFSIPLGIGAAKKEGGFADRLITFITHLAMAIPPFFLGIILTLVFGLLLKWFMPGNYISYNEDFGKFLSYLLYPALAIAIPKTAMVVKFLRSSILRQLHLDYVRTARSKGHTEQVILYRHVLKNAFIPVLTFLAMITADVMAGSIIIEQVFGLPGLGRTLVTAISNRDYPIVQVIILYIAAVVILTNFLVDILYQWIDPRVRRK; this is encoded by the coding sequence ATGCGTTACGTTTTGAAAAAAACAGCAGCTTTGCTGATTACTTTATTTCTTGTATCCCTTTTTACATTTATGGCATTTCAAATTATACCGGGGGATAGTGTGCTGACTTCCCTGGGAACCTCTGCGACTCCTGAAGCTGTAGAAGCTTTAAGAGAGCAACTGGGGTTAAATGAAAATGTTCTCGTAAGGTACCTATCTTGGTTTAAGGGGGCAATTACAGGGGATTTCGGAAACTCCTTCCAATATAATATACCAGTAAGTGGATTACTAAGAGACAGACTGCCGGTAACGCTATGGTTAGCTTTACTATCCATGATATTTATACTTCTGTTCTCTATTCCACTTGGTATTGGAGCGGCAAAAAAGGAAGGCGGATTCGCTGACCGACTTATCACCTTTATCACCCATCTGGCCATGGCAATTCCACCATTTTTTTTAGGTATCATTCTTACCCTTGTCTTTGGACTACTGTTAAAATGGTTTATGCCGGGAAACTATATTAGTTATAATGAAGACTTTGGAAAATTTCTGAGTTATCTTTTATATCCTGCTCTTGCTATAGCAATACCTAAAACAGCTATGGTAGTAAAATTTTTGCGCAGCTCTATATTAAGGCAGCTGCATCTGGATTATGTGAGAACAGCCAGAAGCAAGGGACATACAGAACAGGTAATCTTATATCGCCATGTATTAAAGAATGCCTTTATACCGGTACTTACCTTTCTAGCCATGATTACAGCTGATGTTATGGCAGGGAGCATAATCATTGAACAAGTCTTTGGGCTGCCAGGCCTTGGGCGGACTTTGGTTACGGCTATATCCAACAGGGATTACCCCATTGTGCAGGTTATAATTCTATATATTGCAGCCGTAGTAATTCTTACAAACTTTTTGGTGGATATATTATATCAATGGATTGACCCCAGAGTGAGGAGAAAATAA
- a CDS encoding ABC transporter substrate-binding protein, translating to MKKRSKFTLFMLTMLVLSIALYGCGGDKNSTNKEETPANDTSSTTPTEASPETKTPVEGGSIVVAISQDLDSLDPHKAVAAGTKEVLFNIFEGLVKPDKDGNLVPAVAESYEISTGGKVYTFKLKSGVKFHNGSLVTADDVVYSLKRSAGLLKTTDSSVVVESALNNVSEVNKVDDSTVELVLKEADTELIGYLTVAIIPESYEKQDTAPIGTGPFKFVSYSPMEKLVVEKNEEYYIAGKPYLDKVTFKIAPNADSAVVELLGGSIDIFAYLTEAQAEQLKGSFRIEEGNMNLVQALFLNNAVEPFNNIKVRQALNYAIDKQSLLDFVAGGKGRIIGSNMFTGFAKYYEDLTGMYTYDVAKAKELLAEAGYPSGFSFTITVPSNYKFHVDTAQVITEQLKQVGITADIKQVEWASWLSDVYTERKYEATIIGLDAKLAGRDVLDRYKTTARNNFLNYSNTEFDKLLEKAIETVSDEEKITTYKQLQTILAHDAASVYIQDPALLVAVNPKLGGYTFYPVYIQDMSSIYFTE from the coding sequence ATGAAGAAGAGAAGCAAATTCACTTTATTCATGCTCACAATGCTAGTACTTTCTATTGCACTTTACGGATGTGGAGGTGATAAGAATAGTACGAACAAAGAAGAAACTCCTGCTAATGATACATCTTCGACTACGCCGACAGAAGCCAGTCCAGAAACTAAGACTCCGGTTGAGGGCGGATCAATAGTAGTAGCTATTTCACAGGATCTAGATAGTCTTGACCCACACAAAGCAGTAGCGGCAGGAACTAAAGAAGTATTATTCAATATTTTCGAAGGGCTCGTAAAGCCTGATAAAGATGGTAATTTAGTTCCGGCTGTAGCGGAAAGTTATGAAATATCCACGGGTGGGAAGGTGTATACCTTCAAGCTAAAGTCCGGAGTTAAATTTCATAACGGCAGCTTAGTGACAGCCGACGACGTTGTATATTCCTTAAAAAGAAGCGCCGGTTTGCTTAAAACAACAGATTCCTCTGTTGTGGTCGAATCGGCGCTTAATAATGTTTCGGAAGTAAACAAGGTAGACGATTCAACGGTAGAGCTAGTGTTAAAAGAAGCCGATACAGAACTAATCGGCTATTTAACCGTCGCTATTATACCAGAGAGCTACGAAAAGCAAGATACAGCGCCAATTGGGACGGGACCTTTTAAATTTGTTTCCTATTCTCCCATGGAAAAGCTGGTAGTGGAAAAAAACGAAGAGTATTATATAGCAGGAAAACCCTATTTGGATAAGGTAACCTTTAAGATTGCACCTAATGCTGATTCGGCAGTTGTTGAATTATTAGGCGGTTCCATTGATATTTTTGCCTATTTGACAGAGGCACAGGCGGAACAGCTAAAAGGAAGTTTTCGTATTGAAGAAGGTAATATGAATCTGGTACAGGCACTATTTTTAAATAATGCAGTCGAGCCCTTTAATAACATAAAAGTAAGACAGGCTTTAAACTATGCAATTGATAAACAGTCCTTACTGGACTTTGTAGCAGGAGGTAAAGGACGGATTATCGGAAGTAATATGTTTACCGGTTTTGCAAAATATTATGAAGATTTAACAGGTATGTATACTTATGATGTGGCTAAAGCAAAAGAATTGCTGGCAGAAGCCGGTTATCCAAGTGGCTTTAGTTTTACCATAACGGTTCCATCCAATTATAAATTCCATGTGGATACGGCTCAGGTAATTACTGAGCAGTTAAAGCAGGTGGGGATAACAGCTGATATAAAACAGGTGGAATGGGCAAGCTGGCTAAGCGATGTTTATACCGAAAGAAAATATGAAGCGACTATCATTGGACTGGATGCTAAGTTAGCAGGTCGGGATGTTTTGGACCGATACAAGACAACCGCTCGTAATAATTTCTTGAATTACAGCAATACAGAATTTGATAAACTGCTAGAAAAGGCGATTGAAACAGTTTCTGACGAGGAAAAGATAACTACCTACAAACAATTGCAAACCATTCTGGCACATGATGCAGCTTCTGTATACATTCAGGATCCTGCGTTACTGGTAGCAGTAAATCCTAAACTTGGCGGATATACTTTCTATCCGGTTTATATACAAGATATGTCTTCTATTTATTTTACAGAATAA
- the ade gene encoding adenine deaminase has protein sequence MGEKMNCNTVIEKKDIEMIKKQQELVDAAAGRIPPDCIYKNAGIINVFTDEIEIGDVAVYKGYIVGIGNYSAEYEKKNSILKTGKNKESNEEYNCKNTEIPIIIDCTGKYLSPGFIDAHIHIESSMLSPKVFSDTVVPHGTTAVITDPHEIVNVAGDSGLKYMLKEAEQLPLKIYFMLPSCVPATALEESGAVIKADDLAPFMAEDQVLGLAEVMNFYGTVQGEEDLLNKIALAKAYGKIIDGHGPGLSGKALNAYVCAGVVNDHECSTVEEAMAKLSRGQWIMIREGTAAKNMEGLKALLKPPYSQRCMLVTDDKHPGELERSGHVDYLLQKAVHLGAAPVHAVKMVTLHPAKCYGLRENGAIAPGYKADLVILEDLVDFKVQAVYKEGVLVAENGVILKDSTVCRKEEGSVSSQKPDIQYEQERVMQSIHVKELEEEDFLFREDGTYMRVIELIPGELLTKELVLPVPDTSEFSVKSGIYLKDDIIKLAAIERHHNTGHIGLGLIKGYGLKGGAIASSVSHDAHNLIVAGCNEKDMVLAANIVRKNQGGLAMVSNGKVLGELPLPIGGLMSGESAASVDKLLEKMKKEAKKLGVRKGIDPFMTLAFISLSVIPELRLTTLGLARVNSQEICSTFFKV, from the coding sequence ATGGGAGAGAAGATGAATTGTAATACAGTAATAGAGAAAAAAGATATAGAGATGATTAAGAAACAGCAGGAATTAGTAGATGCTGCTGCGGGCAGAATACCTCCAGATTGTATTTATAAAAATGCAGGAATCATAAATGTTTTTACGGATGAAATAGAAATAGGAGATGTTGCAGTTTATAAGGGTTATATTGTTGGAATAGGAAATTATTCTGCGGAATATGAAAAGAAAAACAGTATACTTAAGACAGGTAAGAATAAGGAAAGTAATGAGGAATATAACTGCAAAAATACAGAAATACCAATCATAATTGATTGTACAGGAAAATATCTGAGCCCAGGGTTTATTGATGCTCATATCCATATCGAAAGTTCTATGCTGTCCCCAAAAGTTTTTAGTGACACGGTAGTTCCCCACGGGACAACTGCTGTTATTACAGATCCACATGAGATTGTGAATGTTGCTGGAGATTCGGGACTTAAATATATGCTAAAAGAGGCAGAGCAGCTTCCGCTAAAGATTTATTTTATGCTTCCTTCCTGCGTGCCTGCAACGGCTTTAGAGGAATCCGGGGCAGTAATAAAAGCAGATGATTTAGCACCTTTTATGGCAGAAGATCAGGTACTAGGGTTAGCAGAGGTAATGAATTTCTATGGTACTGTTCAGGGAGAAGAGGACCTTTTAAATAAAATTGCTTTAGCAAAAGCTTATGGCAAAATAATTGACGGACACGGGCCAGGACTTAGCGGAAAGGCTTTAAATGCCTATGTGTGTGCAGGTGTAGTTAATGACCATGAATGCAGCACGGTAGAAGAAGCCATGGCTAAACTGAGTAGAGGGCAGTGGATTATGATTAGGGAGGGTACTGCCGCTAAAAATATGGAGGGCTTAAAGGCATTACTGAAACCGCCATATTCTCAACGCTGTATGCTGGTGACAGATGACAAACATCCGGGAGAGCTTGAAAGGTCCGGTCATGTAGATTATCTTTTGCAAAAGGCAGTACATTTAGGTGCTGCTCCTGTTCATGCTGTTAAGATGGTAACTCTCCATCCTGCAAAGTGTTACGGACTACGTGAAAATGGTGCTATAGCACCGGGCTATAAAGCAGACTTGGTAATACTTGAAGACTTGGTTGATTTTAAAGTTCAGGCTGTATATAAAGAAGGAGTACTAGTTGCAGAGAATGGAGTTATTCTTAAGGATAGTACGGTTTGCAGGAAGGAAGAGGGCAGTGTAAGCAGTCAAAAACCTGATATACAGTATGAACAAGAGAGAGTAATGCAGTCCATTCACGTGAAAGAGTTAGAAGAAGAAGATTTTTTATTTCGAGAAGATGGCACGTATATGCGGGTAATTGAATTAATACCAGGAGAATTATTGACTAAAGAACTGGTGCTGCCGGTACCTGATACGTCAGAATTCAGTGTAAAAAGCGGAATATACTTAAAAGATGATATTATAAAACTGGCAGCGATTGAAAGACATCATAACACAGGGCATATTGGGCTGGGGTTAATTAAGGGTTATGGTTTAAAGGGGGGAGCTATAGCGTCCAGCGTGTCCCACGATGCACACAATTTAATTGTAGCTGGGTGCAATGAAAAAGATATGGTTTTAGCTGCTAACATCGTTAGAAAAAACCAAGGCGGCTTAGCTATGGTTTCAAATGGAAAAGTACTTGGGGAATTACCACTCCCTATTGGTGGATTAATGTCAGGGGAAAGTGCCGCTTCTGTGGATAAACTGTTGGAAAAGATGAAAAAAGAGGCGAAAAAGCTTGGTGTCAGGAAAGGTATTGACCCTTTCATGACGCTTGCCTTTATAAGCTTATCTGTTATCCCGGAATTAAGACTTACGACACTTGGGCTTGCGAGAGTTAATTCTCAGGAAATATGCAGTACATTTTTTAAAGTCTAG
- a CDS encoding GH36-type glycosyl hydrolase domain-containing protein, with product MKYGYFDDAKKEYVITTPATPYPWINYLGSQEFFSLISNTGGGYSFYKDAKLRRITRYRYNNVPLDLGGGRYYYLYDNGEFWSPGYSPAKKELDAYECRHGMGYTKITGKRNDIETEITFFVPLNYNGEVHKVVVTNSGKKPKEVKLFSFLEWCLWNAQDDQANFQRNFNTGEVEIKGSVIYHKTEYKERRDHYAFFSVNAPIDGYDSDRESFLGTYNGFDNPQAVAAGKSNNSVADGWSPIASHSLLLTLEPGESRELVFILGYVENSLEEKWESKNVINKQKAEAMIAKFATADAVDKALEELSNYWEELLSKYNLASGDDKLNRMVNIWNQYQCMVTFNLSRSASYFESGIGRGMGFRDSNQDLLGFLHQIPDRARERIIDLASTQLEDGGAYHQYQPLTKRGNDEIGGNFNDDPLWLVLAVVAYIKETGDYSILDVMTPYDNDTSKAAPLSDHIKRAFDHVINNLGPHGLPLIGRADWNDCLNLNCFSMEPGESFQTTTSKDGRVAESVMIAGMFVYIGKEYTALMEKVGNTAEADRATMEVRKMKDVIMEHGFDGEWFLRAYDDFGRKVGSNECEEGKIFIESQGFCVMGGCGIEDGKAIKALDAVEERLGTKYGLVLNNPAFTKYYVEYGEISTYPAGYKENAGIFCHNNAWIMCAEAVMGRGDKAFDYYTRIAPAYTEEYSEIHRMEPYVYSQMVAGKDAKRFGEAKNSWLTGTASWNFVAISQFILGIKPDYDGLKVDPSIPRDWEGYQVTRSFRGDTYKITVKNPNHVSAGIASLTVDGKVVEGNIIPVALDGKLHEVEVILG from the coding sequence ATGAAGTACGGTTATTTTGATGATGCAAAAAAGGAGTATGTTATAACAACTCCCGCTACACCATATCCCTGGATAAATTATCTGGGTTCTCAAGAATTTTTTTCACTTATATCAAATACCGGTGGAGGGTATAGTTTTTATAAAGATGCAAAGTTGAGAAGAATTACACGTTACAGATACAATAATGTGCCATTGGATTTGGGTGGAGGACGTTATTATTACCTGTATGATAATGGTGAATTCTGGTCGCCCGGTTATTCACCTGCGAAGAAAGAATTAGATGCATATGAGTGCCGCCATGGTATGGGATACACAAAAATAACCGGAAAAAGAAACGACATAGAAACAGAGATAACTTTCTTTGTACCACTAAATTATAATGGAGAGGTACATAAAGTAGTTGTAACAAATTCCGGTAAAAAGCCAAAAGAAGTGAAACTTTTTTCTTTTCTTGAGTGGTGCTTGTGGAATGCCCAGGACGATCAAGCCAACTTCCAGAGAAATTTCAACACCGGAGAGGTTGAAATAAAGGGTTCAGTTATCTATCATAAGACGGAATATAAAGAAAGAAGAGACCATTATGCCTTTTTCTCAGTAAATGCTCCTATAGATGGTTACGATTCAGACAGGGAAAGCTTTCTTGGAACTTATAATGGCTTTGATAATCCTCAGGCAGTTGCAGCCGGGAAATCTAATAATTCCGTCGCAGATGGTTGGTCACCTATTGCTTCCCACAGTCTTTTATTGACGTTGGAGCCGGGGGAATCAAGAGAACTTGTATTTATATTAGGGTACGTAGAAAATTCTTTAGAGGAAAAATGGGAATCTAAGAATGTTATCAATAAACAAAAGGCAGAAGCTATGATTGCAAAATTTGCAACCGCAGACGCAGTAGATAAAGCCTTAGAAGAACTTTCTAATTACTGGGAAGAGCTGCTATCTAAGTACAACCTGGCATCCGGTGATGATAAATTAAACCGTATGGTCAATATATGGAATCAATATCAATGTATGGTTACTTTTAATCTATCCAGAAGTGCTTCCTATTTTGAATCAGGAATCGGCAGAGGAATGGGATTTAGAGATTCTAATCAGGATTTGTTAGGTTTCCTGCATCAGATTCCTGACAGAGCAAGAGAAAGAATAATTGACTTGGCATCTACTCAGTTAGAGGACGGAGGAGCGTATCATCAGTATCAGCCTTTAACTAAGAGAGGAAATGACGAAATCGGCGGTAATTTTAACGACGATCCATTATGGCTGGTTTTAGCGGTAGTTGCTTATATCAAAGAAACCGGAGATTATTCAATACTGGATGTAATGACGCCATATGATAACGATACCAGCAAAGCGGCACCTCTTTCTGATCATATTAAGCGTGCCTTTGATCATGTTATAAACAATCTTGGACCGCATGGGCTTCCGCTGATTGGCAGAGCAGACTGGAATGACTGCCTGAATTTAAACTGCTTTTCCATGGAACCGGGCGAATCCTTCCAGACAACCACCAGTAAGGACGGAAGGGTGGCAGAGTCTGTTATGATCGCTGGTATGTTTGTATATATCGGAAAAGAGTATACAGCCCTAATGGAAAAAGTGGGTAATACAGCAGAAGCGGATAGAGCAACGATGGAAGTCAGGAAAATGAAAGATGTTATCATGGAGCATGGATTTGATGGCGAGTGGTTTTTACGTGCCTATGATGATTTTGGAAGAAAAGTTGGCAGTAACGAATGTGAAGAAGGTAAAATATTTATTGAATCCCAAGGTTTTTGTGTAATGGGTGGATGTGGAATAGAAGACGGTAAGGCAATAAAAGCGCTAGATGCAGTGGAAGAAAGACTTGGGACTAAATACGGTCTGGTACTTAATAATCCGGCTTTTACAAAATATTATGTAGAATATGGCGAAATCTCAACCTATCCTGCCGGCTACAAAGAAAATGCAGGAATCTTTTGTCATAACAATGCATGGATAATGTGTGCAGAAGCAGTCATGGGAAGAGGAGACAAAGCCTTTGATTACTATACAAGAATAGCGCCTGCTTACACCGAGGAATATAGTGAAATTCATAGAATGGAGCCTTATGTGTATTCACAGATGGTTGCAGGAAAGGATGCAAAACGTTTTGGTGAAGCGAAGAACTCCTGGCTGACAGGAACTGCGTCCTGGAATTTTGTAGCTATATCACAGTTTATTTTAGGTATTAAACCCGATTATGATGGTCTGAAAGTAGACCCTTCCATACCAAGAGACTGGGAGGGGTATCAGGTAACCAGAAGTTTTAGAGGGGATACCTATAAGATAACAGTTAAGAATCCTAATCATGTATCTGCAGGTATTGCCAGTCTGACGGTCGATGGAAAAGTTGTTGAAGGAAATATAATACCCGTGGCATTGGATGGAAAATTACATGAAGTAGAAGTGATTTTGGGTTAA